Proteins from one Gimesia maris genomic window:
- a CDS encoding DinB family protein, with amino-acid sequence MSMQQQTLSLAELAIEQLHRSRNFVLALLETLSDDQLHLRVGGGNHALWIMGHLAFADDAFSSAFLDEPSCLPAEHRERFTNGTTPSDNPADYPDREELLERMTTARNRFIKWAQTLEGDALWQASPEAIASIAENAITAVHTLSQHDFIHGGQITTIRASLGMKPVFG; translated from the coding sequence ATGTCGATGCAACAACAAACACTCTCCCTGGCCGAACTCGCTATCGAGCAACTGCATCGCTCTCGCAATTTTGTATTGGCACTTTTAGAGACTTTATCCGACGATCAGTTGCATCTGCGTGTCGGCGGTGGAAACCATGCCCTGTGGATCATGGGGCATCTGGCATTCGCCGATGATGCATTCAGTTCTGCATTTCTTGATGAACCCAGCTGTCTGCCGGCAGAACACAGAGAACGTTTCACGAACGGTACCACCCCCAGTGATAACCCTGCTGACTACCCTGACCGGGAAGAACTGTTGGAACGCATGACAACCGCACGAAATCGATTCATCAAATGGGCCCAGACTCTGGAAGGGGACGCCCTTTGGCAAGCCTCTCCTGAAGCAATCGCATCGATTGCCGAAAACGCGATTACTGCAGTGCATACATTGTCGCAGCATGACTTCATTCACGGCGGTCAAATTACCACCATTCGCGCATCGCTTGGTATGAAACCCGTGTTTGGATAA
- a CDS encoding cysteine hydrolase family protein has protein sequence MSRALLVIDVQNEYFTGALPITYPAGHLEQILVAMDAAAAKQVPVIVVQHHMTDPDKPFFQKGTPGWELHDEVAKRPRELLLEKTLPGSFTGTELEDWLREQSIDTVTIAGYMTHMCCDTTARQAVHRGFTVEFLSDATGTLALSNSAGEVTAEELQRSILCAQQMMLSEVLDVATWIGRL, from the coding sequence ATGAGTCGTGCTTTGCTGGTGATAGATGTGCAGAACGAATATTTCACGGGAGCGCTGCCGATTACTTATCCGGCGGGTCATCTGGAGCAGATCCTGGTGGCGATGGATGCGGCTGCCGCGAAACAGGTGCCTGTGATTGTGGTGCAGCATCATATGACTGATCCGGACAAGCCGTTCTTTCAGAAAGGGACGCCGGGCTGGGAATTACATGATGAGGTGGCGAAGCGGCCGCGCGAACTGCTGCTTGAAAAGACGCTACCGGGCAGTTTCACCGGTACGGAACTGGAAGACTGGTTGCGGGAGCAGAGCATCGATACGGTGACGATTGCCGGGTATATGACACATATGTGTTGTGATACGACGGCTCGACAGGCGGTGCATCGGGGGTTTACGGTTGAGTTTTTGAGTGATGCGACAGGGACGCTGGCGCTGTCGAATTCAGCCGGTGAGGTGACGGCGGAAGAACTGCAGCGGTCGATTCTGTGTGCCCAGCAGATGATGCTGAGCGAAGTGCTGGACGTGGCGACCTGGATCGGGCGGCTGTAA
- a CDS encoding SRPBCC family protein, with translation MVSATDNSLSSLHIERKLEIAAPIQTTFEALLEQIGPGSTLPDGTPLPMKLEAWPGGRWFRDLGENAGHLWGHVQVIKPPALIEIIGPLFMSYPVMSHVQYRLIEKGDATTLQFLHRATGHIDPSHAENVVPGWEYILEQIKQRAEHSV, from the coding sequence ATGGTTTCAGCGACAGACAATTCACTCTCATCACTCCACATTGAACGCAAACTGGAAATCGCGGCCCCCATTCAAACGACATTTGAAGCACTGCTCGAACAAATCGGCCCTGGTTCTACACTGCCGGACGGAACACCTCTCCCGATGAAACTGGAAGCCTGGCCCGGCGGACGCTGGTTTCGCGATCTGGGAGAGAATGCCGGACATCTTTGGGGTCATGTGCAGGTGATCAAGCCCCCCGCGCTGATCGAAATCATCGGGCCACTCTTTATGTCTTATCCGGTCATGTCGCACGTGCAATATCGCCTTATTGAAAAGGGAGACGCCACCACGCTGCAGTTTCTGCATCGGGCCACGGGTCATATCGATCCCTCACATGCGGAAAACGTTGTCCCCGGCTGGGAGTATATATTGGAACAAATCAAACAACGAGCCGAACATTCAGTTTAA
- a CDS encoding SDR family oxidoreductase, with amino-acid sequence MVENEQAANSTADLVLLTGATGYVGGRLLQALEQRGQRLRCLARRPENLRARVGENIEVVAGDVLDAETLPPALEGVKVAYYLIHSMGEKGSFEENDRRAAENFANAARDAGVERIIYLGGLGNEAETLSPHLRSRQEVGQILRESGVRVLEFRASIVIGSGSLSFEMIRSLVERLPVMITPKWVMRSAQPIAIEDLIAYLTAALDVSLPESRVYEIGGADEVSYAEIMRVYARCREIRLRMIPVPVLTPYLSSLWLGLVTPLYARIGRKLIESIVHSTVVQDQSALQAFDIKPMGIEAAIQRALINEEQEFAETRWSDSLSSSGSLPTWTGVRFGTRFIDSRSVDVARPAEITFTPIRRIGGDTGWYACNWLWHLRGWLDLLVGGIGVRRGRANAETLRVGDTVDFWRVEAYEPNRRLRLLAEMKLPGRAWLEFEVTGTGETSTITQTAIFDPVGLWGRLYWYAVCPLHHFVFSGMIHNIAAAAEAIPERDTGSAEIG; translated from the coding sequence ATGGTTGAGAATGAACAAGCGGCGAATTCCACAGCCGACCTGGTTCTGCTGACTGGTGCGACCGGTTATGTCGGCGGACGATTGCTGCAGGCACTAGAACAGCGGGGACAGCGACTGCGGTGTCTGGCGCGGCGGCCTGAAAATCTGCGTGCGCGGGTGGGGGAAAATATTGAAGTTGTAGCCGGCGATGTGCTGGATGCGGAGACACTGCCGCCAGCGCTGGAGGGCGTGAAGGTGGCGTATTACCTGATTCACTCGATGGGTGAGAAAGGTTCGTTTGAAGAGAATGACCGCCGGGCTGCTGAGAATTTTGCCAACGCGGCCCGGGACGCGGGTGTCGAGCGGATCATCTATCTGGGTGGACTGGGGAATGAAGCAGAAACACTCTCGCCACATCTGCGGAGTCGCCAGGAAGTGGGACAGATCCTGCGAGAGTCGGGCGTGCGGGTGCTGGAGTTTCGGGCGTCGATTGTGATCGGTTCGGGCAGCCTGTCGTTTGAAATGATCCGCTCTCTGGTGGAACGTCTACCCGTTATGATTACACCCAAATGGGTCATGCGGTCGGCACAGCCGATTGCGATTGAGGACCTGATCGCTTATCTGACTGCAGCGCTGGATGTGTCGTTACCGGAAAGCCGAGTGTATGAGATTGGCGGAGCCGACGAAGTTTCATACGCGGAAATTATGCGCGTGTATGCCCGCTGTCGCGAGATTCGCTTGCGTATGATTCCGGTGCCGGTACTGACGCCTTACCTGTCGAGTCTGTGGTTAGGTCTGGTGACGCCGCTCTATGCCCGCATTGGTCGCAAGCTGATTGAAAGTATCGTGCATTCAACGGTTGTGCAGGATCAGAGTGCGTTGCAGGCGTTCGATATCAAACCGATGGGCATTGAAGCCGCGATCCAGCGGGCGTTGATCAATGAAGAACAGGAGTTTGCTGAGACGCGCTGGTCGGATTCGCTGTCTTCGTCGGGTTCCCTGCCCACCTGGACCGGGGTCCGTTTCGGAACGCGGTTTATTGATTCCCGTTCTGTTGATGTCGCGCGACCTGCAGAGATCACGTTTACGCCGATTCGCAGGATTGGCGGCGATACGGGCTGGTATGCCTGCAACTGGTTGTGGCATCTGCGGGGCTGGCTGGACCTGTTGGTCGGCGGGATTGGTGTGAGACGGGGACGGGCGAACGCAGAAACGCTGCGTGTCGGCGATACGGTCGATTTCTGGCGGGTTGAAGCTTATGAACCGAATCGGCGGTTGCGACTGCTGGCGGAGATGAAGCTGCCTGGTCGTGCGTGGCTGGAATTCGAAGTGACCGGCACAGGTGAGACGTCGACGATCACGCAGACAGCGATCTTCGATCCCGTGGGGCTGTGGGGGCGATTGTACTGGTATGCGGTCTGCCCGCTGCATCACTTTGTGTTTTCCGGGATGATTCACAACATCGCGGCTGCTGCAGAAGCGATTCCGGAACGTGATACAGGTTCTGCAGAAATCGGGTAG
- a CDS encoding TIGR02452 family protein, with amino-acid sequence MSSRTGRAYLAKTTLEVMEVGQYVNPRGETVAIAAEMAACNAGSACFEPETLEQMRDEVVKSPVPFVETEFRLENETTLEGARALAADSTTGRIGVLNFASAKNPGGGFLGGSQAQEESLARSSALYASLNLFHSQYYETHRKLRSAFYSDRMIYSPACPVFRDDAGSFLESSYQVDFLTSAAPNAGAIQKNESVHVSEIPQVFMARMDKALALFAAQGCQTLVLGAWGCGVFRNSPDLVARLFSEFLQSGGPYFGRFKQIRFSVLDRSEEKPILKAFTNYFERSK; translated from the coding sequence ATGAGTAGTCGAACAGGACGTGCGTATCTGGCAAAGACCACGCTGGAGGTCATGGAAGTGGGGCAGTATGTGAATCCACGGGGAGAGACGGTAGCGATTGCTGCAGAGATGGCAGCCTGCAATGCGGGTTCAGCCTGTTTTGAACCAGAGACGCTGGAACAGATGCGGGATGAAGTGGTGAAGAGCCCGGTTCCGTTTGTGGAAACTGAATTCCGTCTGGAGAATGAAACGACATTAGAAGGCGCACGCGCGCTGGCGGCGGATTCGACGACGGGGCGGATCGGTGTGTTAAATTTCGCGTCTGCAAAAAATCCGGGAGGTGGATTTCTGGGCGGCAGCCAGGCGCAGGAAGAGAGTCTGGCACGCAGTTCAGCGCTGTACGCTTCGCTGAATCTGTTTCACAGCCAGTACTACGAGACACATCGCAAGTTACGGAGCGCCTTTTATTCGGATCGCATGATTTACTCCCCTGCCTGTCCGGTATTTCGGGATGATGCGGGTTCGTTCCTGGAGTCGAGTTACCAGGTCGACTTCCTGACGAGTGCGGCTCCCAATGCGGGAGCGATTCAGAAGAATGAGTCCGTGCATGTAAGCGAGATTCCGCAGGTCTTCATGGCGCGTATGGATAAGGCGCTTGCTTTATTCGCTGCACAAGGTTGTCAGACACTGGTGCTGGGGGCCTGGGGTTGTGGTGTTTTTCGAAATTCTCCTGATCTGGTAGCGCGTTTGTTCTCTGAATTCCTGCAATCGGGTGGGCCTTATTTCGGGCGATTCAAACAGATTCGCTTTTCTGTACTTGACCGCAGTGAGGAAAAACCGATATTGAAAGCATTCACAAATTATTTTGAGCGCTCAAAGTAA
- the pcp gene encoding pyroglutamyl-peptidase I — protein sequence MKKVLLTGFEAYGYTPINPAESVARALEGTTVGDAEIVSRIVPNTFFKCIDFVTAAIEEVQPELVVMMGEYGGRSMVTVERLAQNLNDGTRYGLTDNAGQSPQEDLTAAEGPVAYYATLPLRAMVKAMREAGVPADISDAGGTFCCNHLMYGVLHYLAQKQSAIRTGWIHLPFLPAVAALEENLGSPSMSVETAVAGVKMGIQAALDYPEDLNEASPSRLLI from the coding sequence ATGAAAAAAGTTTTGCTGACTGGTTTTGAAGCCTATGGTTATACGCCGATCAACCCCGCTGAATCGGTGGCGCGGGCGCTGGAGGGGACAACAGTTGGAGACGCGGAGATTGTCTCGCGGATTGTGCCGAATACGTTTTTTAAATGTATCGATTTCGTCACCGCAGCGATCGAAGAAGTCCAGCCGGAACTGGTGGTGATGATGGGCGAATACGGGGGCCGGTCGATGGTTACCGTAGAGCGACTGGCACAGAACCTGAATGACGGGACGCGGTACGGTTTAACCGACAATGCGGGCCAGTCACCGCAGGAGGATTTGACGGCTGCAGAGGGGCCCGTTGCGTATTATGCGACGCTTCCCCTGCGCGCCATGGTCAAAGCGATGCGGGAGGCAGGCGTTCCCGCCGACATCTCGGATGCAGGGGGAACGTTCTGCTGCAATCACCTGATGTATGGCGTTCTGCATTATCTCGCACAGAAGCAGTCAGCCATCCGGACGGGTTGGATTCATCTCCCGTTTCTACCCGCGGTGGCGGCCCTGGAGGAAAATCTGGGGTCTCCCAGCATGTCTGTTGAGACTGCCGTCGCGGGAGTGAAAATGGGGATTCAGGCAGCCCTGGACTATCCTGAGGATCTCAATGAAGCCAGCCCTTCCCGCCTGTTGATATGA
- a CDS encoding SRPBCC family protein, with protein sequence MELCFEQTVPADRETLFRFHEDPAHLGLLLAEWPGFRVLRHAGHIHPGAETWVEQMIAGCLPVVMGFRHDLYEPGHRFGETLIHGPFSRFSHIHEFEELSAGTIVRDVLNVELAWQFGGALMTRTFLVKDLRAAFAFRHRSLLRLVDSDVVSRFVTETE encoded by the coding sequence ATGGAATTGTGTTTTGAACAGACTGTTCCCGCTGATCGCGAGACGCTATTTCGGTTTCATGAAGATCCGGCTCATCTCGGGTTGCTGCTGGCGGAGTGGCCTGGCTTTCGCGTGTTGCGGCATGCGGGGCATATTCACCCCGGGGCCGAGACCTGGGTTGAGCAGATGATTGCAGGTTGTCTGCCTGTCGTGATGGGTTTTCGGCATGATCTCTATGAGCCTGGGCACCGCTTTGGTGAGACGCTGATTCATGGTCCGTTTTCCCGTTTCTCACACATTCATGAATTTGAAGAATTATCAGCCGGAACAATCGTACGGGATGTGTTGAATGTAGAACTGGCGTGGCAGTTTGGCGGGGCTCTGATGACGCGGACGTTTCTTGTTAAAGATTTACGCGCGGCGTTTGCGTTTCGGCATCGTTCCTTACTGCGTCTAGTGGATAGTGACGTGGTAAGCCGATTTGTGACGGAAACTGAATGA
- a CDS encoding ArsR/SmtB family transcription factor has protein sequence MPRSPTTTDAFNAIAEQRRRDIIQQLAGKACSVNDLAESLGVPQPQISKHLRVLREVNLVTVRQEGKHRWYSLNAKQLKPVFDWVQTFERFWDHQLLNIKAVAEVKAAEQKKSSRQKEG, from the coding sequence ATGCCTAGATCACCCACAACCACTGACGCATTTAACGCGATTGCCGAACAGCGGCGACGCGACATCATCCAGCAACTGGCGGGAAAAGCGTGTTCCGTCAACGATCTGGCTGAGTCGCTCGGCGTTCCGCAACCGCAAATTTCCAAACATCTTCGCGTCTTGCGAGAGGTGAATCTGGTGACTGTCAGGCAAGAGGGCAAACACCGCTGGTACAGTCTGAATGCGAAACAGCTCAAACCCGTTTTTGACTGGGTCCAGACATTCGAGCGTTTCTGGGATCACCAGTTATTAAATATCAAAGCCGTCGCGGAAGTCAAAGCGGCGGAACAAAAGAAATCCAGCAGACAGAAAGAAGGATAA
- a CDS encoding class I SAM-dependent DNA methyltransferase has product MLNPMYSRHAAEYATAIRDNSYNAYYERPSLCALLPELQGKRVIDLGCGPGEYVAYLASRGATVTAVDSSAEMISLVQQKPGKTINAYVQDLAQGVPDEADQSFDLAVSPLMIHYLADLTPLFRDVKRILKPAGLFVFSTHHPFVDYQFSPSGNYFLTEKIVDEWDTIGSPVRVEYYRRSLSTLMQALTDAGLCVVEMSEGKPDEQMQQSDPESYHKLSTAPGFLFLKCRVM; this is encoded by the coding sequence ATGTTAAATCCCATGTATTCCCGACACGCTGCCGAATATGCGACAGCGATCAGAGACAACAGCTATAATGCTTACTATGAACGCCCTTCTCTCTGCGCCCTGCTGCCGGAACTGCAGGGAAAACGGGTAATTGATCTGGGCTGTGGACCTGGTGAATACGTTGCTTACCTGGCATCCAGGGGCGCGACGGTGACCGCCGTTGACAGTTCTGCTGAGATGATCTCGCTGGTACAGCAGAAGCCAGGAAAAACTATCAACGCGTATGTGCAGGATCTTGCACAGGGCGTGCCTGATGAAGCGGACCAATCTTTTGATCTGGCCGTTTCTCCTTTGATGATTCATTACCTGGCAGATCTGACGCCTCTGTTCCGTGATGTGAAACGCATATTGAAGCCAGCGGGACTGTTTGTGTTTTCAACGCATCATCCGTTTGTGGACTATCAGTTCTCGCCGAGCGGCAATTATTTTCTGACGGAAAAAATCGTCGACGAGTGGGATACAATCGGTTCACCCGTGCGAGTGGAATATTATCGTCGGTCCCTTTCGACGTTAATGCAGGCATTGACGGATGCGGGCTTGTGCGTCGTAGAGATGAGTGAAGGCAAACCGGACGAACAGATGCAGCAGAGTGATCCAGAAAGCTATCACAAGTTGTCAACCGCGCCGGGATTTCTGTTTTTGAAGTGCCGTGTGATGTGA
- a CDS encoding PH domain-containing protein: MSTVDSQAVDTKLTQLNLKLSPNINYRLETMFPKLEGMFAKSGIKKKFQLVKRLEPLLEEMLLEKEEVLFISKGNQSSFSEQFFMGALWAQTINHTAVVLTNFRLLCIRTNGKGKPKRTFWSIYYSQIKDLKSTIFGNAKICLKDGKNLNYSGFPKIDRKTMRSVFLDAYKTFDEKGFDPEVTQSRENLCGNCFAVVPKHDYHCEACGATFWKPSEVGIRSFFFPSWGDFVMKHYPVAFAEFCGFMILLVVLAAAISNGNYGFAVILFVLANGGDAAITAQIAAKGLHLKSVPESQSA, from the coding sequence ATGAGCACAGTCGACAGCCAGGCGGTTGATACCAAACTTACCCAGTTAAATTTGAAGCTTTCCCCCAATATTAATTATCGGCTGGAGACGATGTTCCCCAAGCTGGAGGGGATGTTTGCCAAGAGCGGAATCAAGAAAAAATTTCAACTGGTGAAACGTCTGGAACCATTGCTGGAAGAGATGCTGCTGGAAAAAGAAGAAGTGCTGTTCATCTCTAAAGGGAATCAGTCATCCTTCTCTGAGCAGTTTTTCATGGGAGCCCTCTGGGCCCAGACGATTAATCATACGGCGGTCGTGCTGACGAACTTTCGGCTGCTGTGTATCCGTACGAATGGCAAAGGCAAACCCAAGCGTACGTTCTGGTCGATTTATTACAGTCAGATCAAGGATCTGAAAAGTACGATCTTCGGAAACGCCAAGATCTGTCTCAAAGATGGCAAGAACCTGAATTATTCAGGGTTTCCAAAAATCGACCGCAAGACGATGCGGTCGGTATTTCTCGATGCTTATAAAACGTTTGACGAGAAAGGCTTCGATCCGGAAGTAACTCAGTCGCGTGAAAACCTGTGTGGCAACTGTTTTGCCGTCGTTCCCAAACACGATTACCACTGTGAAGCCTGTGGCGCGACGTTCTGGAAGCCGTCGGAAGTGGGAATTCGCAGTTTCTTCTTCCCGTCGTGGGGCGACTTTGTGATGAAGCATTATCCGGTTGCTTTTGCTGAGTTCTGTGGTTTTATGATTTTACTGGTCGTACTGGCTGCCGCGATTTCGAATGGTAATTACGGGTTTGCCGTGATTCTGTTTGTGCTGGCGAATGGTGGCGACGCCGCTATTACGGCGCAGATCGCGGCGAAAGGGCTGCATCTGAAATCGGTTCCTGAATCCCAGTCAGCCTGA
- a CDS encoding serine hydrolase domain-containing protein — protein MRIMRPRVCMLILGMSLILPTGVMQGQTINHKLEPYLKSGNLPAVAAAVVDRGVLTEYGVVGTRKMGADIPVTIHDKFHLGSDGKAMTATIAGMMIEEGKLKWDSTLGDVFPELKKTMAPGVEKVTLEQLLSHTSGMRADDENLMKLLKDSFDVDGDLNDQRYWLLKESVKLPLVAEPSKAWAYNNRGYTIAGAMIERVSGKAWDELIVERIFEPFELTTAGLGTQSTLGKIDAPLGHVVQKDGKVKSYMAGPNADNSLILGPAGTLHLSILDLATWAGWNAGNGTRAPCNIVKPEMVEKIHTPVFTIKGENRPGTPPEGKYAHGWGWVTVDWAPYPLLYHGGSNGKNLAQIWIDKKKDIAIVIMTNIGGQQADDALRGIAKELYQAATAGY, from the coding sequence ATGCGTATTATGCGGCCGCGGGTCTGTATGCTGATTTTGGGGATGAGTCTGATACTGCCAACTGGTGTGATGCAGGGGCAGACGATTAATCACAAACTGGAACCTTATCTGAAATCGGGCAATCTGCCGGCGGTCGCCGCCGCAGTGGTCGATCGGGGCGTGCTGACCGAATATGGTGTGGTCGGAACGCGGAAGATGGGTGCGGATATTCCGGTCACCATTCATGACAAGTTTCATCTGGGGTCCGATGGTAAAGCGATGACCGCGACCATCGCGGGCATGATGATTGAAGAAGGCAAGTTGAAATGGGATTCGACACTGGGCGACGTTTTTCCAGAGTTGAAAAAAACGATGGCGCCCGGCGTGGAGAAAGTGACGCTGGAGCAACTGCTCTCACATACGAGCGGCATGCGGGCCGACGATGAAAACCTGATGAAGCTGCTGAAAGATTCGTTTGACGTCGATGGAGATTTGAACGACCAGCGGTATTGGCTGTTAAAGGAATCGGTCAAGCTACCTCTCGTGGCAGAACCGTCAAAGGCGTGGGCTTATAACAATCGCGGGTATACCATTGCGGGTGCGATGATTGAACGCGTCAGCGGTAAAGCGTGGGACGAACTGATTGTGGAACGCATTTTTGAACCGTTCGAATTGACGACCGCCGGTCTGGGAACGCAGTCCACACTCGGAAAAATCGATGCACCGCTGGGGCATGTGGTACAGAAAGATGGCAAGGTCAAGTCATATATGGCCGGGCCGAACGCGGATAACTCGTTGATCCTCGGACCAGCGGGAACCTTGCACCTCTCGATTCTGGATTTAGCAACCTGGGCCGGGTGGAACGCCGGGAACGGGACGCGGGCGCCTTGCAATATCGTCAAGCCGGAAATGGTGGAGAAAATTCATACGCCTGTGTTTACGATCAAAGGGGAAAACCGTCCGGGAACGCCACCCGAAGGGAAATATGCACATGGCTGGGGTTGGGTGACTGTCGACTGGGCGCCGTATCCCCTGCTCTACCATGGCGGCTCGAATGGGAAAAACCTGGCGCAGATCTGGATCGATAAGAAAAAAGATATTGCGATTGTGATCATGACGAATATCGGCGGACAGCAGGCCGACGATGCTTTGCGCGGCATTGCGAAAGAACTGTACCAGGCTGCAACTGCGGGGTATTAA
- a CDS encoding DUF6868 family protein, with amino-acid sequence MDLQTLTAFFMWCTIVNGSILIVWTLIFLLAPELVYRSQNAWIPLPRDSFNVVMYCFIGLFKLLFLVFNAVPYLALLLIT; translated from the coding sequence ATGGATCTGCAGACTCTGACCGCGTTTTTCATGTGGTGCACGATTGTGAATGGGTCAATCCTGATTGTGTGGACCCTGATTTTTCTGCTGGCGCCGGAACTGGTGTATCGATCGCAGAATGCCTGGATTCCGCTGCCTCGAGATTCGTTTAATGTGGTAATGTATTGCTTTATCGGCCTGTTCAAACTGCTGTTTCTGGTGTTTAATGCAGTACCTTATCTGGCTTTGCTGCTGATTACCTGA
- a CDS encoding macro domain-containing protein: MALPIDLWLIHPESEMCDAFQTRFESLPRVTVIESRFEDLPPHDCFVTAANAFGIMNAGIDAAVIHFHGVELMQRIQHRILDEYLGEQPIGTSLIEPTGNSDYPYVAHSPTMRVPGSISGTDKVYAATWASLLAVYQHNVRQTDERQKINSVVFPAMGAGFGNVPYKEVARQMAVAYAHYLSPPHRMNWDTVIGRQKAIAYDEGKLVVR; encoded by the coding sequence ATGGCTCTGCCCATTGATCTCTGGTTGATTCATCCCGAATCAGAAATGTGTGATGCATTTCAAACACGTTTTGAAAGTCTCCCTCGTGTAACGGTCATCGAAAGCCGTTTTGAAGACCTCCCCCCGCACGACTGTTTTGTGACCGCCGCGAATGCCTTCGGGATTATGAATGCGGGCATCGATGCCGCCGTGATCCACTTTCATGGCGTCGAACTGATGCAGCGGATTCAGCATCGCATCCTGGATGAGTATCTGGGCGAGCAGCCGATCGGCACTTCTTTAATCGAGCCTACCGGCAATTCGGATTATCCTTATGTGGCCCACAGTCCGACGATGCGTGTACCCGGTTCGATTTCCGGAACCGACAAAGTGTATGCGGCGACCTGGGCTTCGCTGCTGGCCGTGTATCAGCACAACGTGCGACAGACGGATGAAAGGCAGAAGATTAACTCGGTCGTATTTCCCGCGATGGGAGCCGGCTTCGGGAATGTGCCTTACAAAGAGGTGGCCCGCCAGATGGCGGTCGCTTACGCGCATTATCTGAGTCCACCTCACCGGATGAACTGGGATACGGTGATTGGCCGCCAGAAAGCGATTGCCTACGACGAGGGGAAACTGGTGGTCCGTTGA
- the sugE gene encoding quaternary ammonium compound efflux SMR transporter SugE, protein MSWLILILAGLFEVAWAVGLKYTEGFTRLLPSLWTIGSMIVSLGLLGLAMKTLPLGTAYAVWVGVGALGTVILGVILFQEPINTIRVISVLLILTGLIGLKLGAAG, encoded by the coding sequence ATGTCGTGGCTGATTCTTATCCTGGCGGGTCTATTTGAAGTGGCCTGGGCCGTGGGCTTGAAATATACAGAAGGTTTTACGCGTCTGCTCCCTTCCCTCTGGACCATCGGTTCGATGATTGTCAGCCTGGGATTACTGGGGCTCGCGATGAAAACTCTGCCTCTGGGGACCGCTTATGCTGTCTGGGTCGGAGTCGGCGCCCTGGGAACAGTCATCCTGGGGGTCATACTGTTTCAGGAGCCGATCAATACGATTCGGGTTATCAGTGTGCTGTTGATCCTGACCGGGCTCATTGGTCTCAAACTGGGGGCGGCAGGCTAA
- a CDS encoding DUF1559 domain-containing protein yields MLSRTTHRPRFRAPQRAGFTLIELLVVIAIIAILIALLLPAVQQAREAARRSQCKNNLKQVALATHNFHDTFLRFPFAVSDYEVTADLSDPNNLPGATWITGHIEIMPYLEQDAVARRWDKEQPRNSTDDSDGDGFTNAMLVQMIVPTFLCPSMTMPSAPLSDNRAPASYIFCSGTKDPMHFQYPGAFAAEEAFDGAIIPRRLNPNDSASPSYQKKTKMRDITDGTTNTFLLGETDFAPQGKPSTTYGCVWAYGYIGYSWGNTYHRFNNHKVNSADLFYTYGAFRSQHPGGAHFAMADGSVHFLSENINYELYQALSTRADGEIVEFP; encoded by the coding sequence ATGTTGTCTCGTACAACACATCGTCCCCGTTTCCGCGCTCCGCAGCGCGCTGGTTTTACTCTGATCGAACTACTGGTCGTGATTGCGATTATTGCGATTCTGATTGCGTTGCTGTTACCCGCCGTTCAACAGGCACGTGAAGCGGCTCGCCGTTCGCAGTGTAAGAATAATCTGAAACAGGTCGCCCTGGCGACTCATAATTTCCACGATACGTTTTTGCGGTTCCCGTTTGCGGTTTCAGACTATGAAGTCACTGCTGATCTGTCGGATCCGAATAATTTACCTGGTGCGACCTGGATCACGGGACATATTGAAATTATGCCCTACCTGGAACAGGATGCCGTAGCACGGCGCTGGGATAAAGAGCAGCCACGAAACAGCACTGATGATTCGGATGGAGATGGCTTCACCAATGCGATGCTGGTGCAGATGATCGTTCCCACATTTTTATGCCCCTCAATGACAATGCCCAGTGCACCCCTTAGCGATAACCGGGCTCCTGCCAGTTACATTTTCTGTTCAGGGACAAAGGATCCGATGCATTTTCAATATCCCGGTGCTTTTGCTGCTGAGGAAGCATTCGATGGTGCAATTATTCCGAGGCGATTAAATCCCAATGACTCTGCAAGTCCCAGTTATCAGAAAAAAACAAAAATGCGTGATATTACAGATGGGACAACCAATACGTTCCTGTTAGGGGAAACTGATTTTGCACCCCAGGGTAAACCATCAACTACCTATGGCTGTGTCTGGGCTTATGGATATATCGGCTACTCATGGGGGAATACTTATCATCGCTTTAATAACCATAAAGTAAACTCTGCGGATCTATTTTATACCTACGGTGCTTTTCGCAGCCAGCATCCTGGAGGAGCACATTTCGCAATGGCAGATGGTTCCGTCCATTTTCTTTCAGAAAATATTAACTATGAATTGTACCAGGCACTCTCGACTCGTGCCGATGGTGAGATCGTTGAATTTCCTTAA